In Arachis stenosperma cultivar V10309 chromosome 1, arast.V10309.gnm1.PFL2, whole genome shotgun sequence, one DNA window encodes the following:
- the LOC130963032 gene encoding uncharacterized protein LOC130963032 isoform X1 produces the protein MEEMLDIMFHHGGDFKEDQEGTMGLISAVQEVMPNVHHRFCVWHLWRNFNKSWKDLQLRGLLWECARATTHQEFRDGMDKIKRLNEDAWAYFVMRTIAKNKVKLNNHTGVLTPVIKSRLEKVRKESKNWKPIWTGDNGYEKFEVHGHPTNHVVDLGKRLCTCQFWMLTGIPCVHACAALSRVNKPPEDFCHRLLTMESYRETYNYHINPIPGQPLWEHAEECNRPHAPKIKRKPGKLQMKRRMDADEKGGGGSKKSKADPKPQSNNGDNVHLKRQLGPFTCSFCGDKGHTKRGCKKKRACDAAAAAAVAAAAAEANKKKKNEGGAPTSEQQLQQPQDDGNQHDGEDNPVVQSTEIGQATSDAQPVEIDISQPTISDVEDSQKDHGIKRPSKLSPRRRSSPLATSVPVNPMQGASSGTATRLVNYMKFIPTPGFKAPRKKN, from the exons aTGGAAGAGATGTTGGATATTATGTTTCATCACGGGGGTGATTTCAAAGAAGATCAAGAAGGAACAATG GGACTAATATCAGCAGTGCAAGAAGTGATGCCCAATGTGCACCATCGTTTTTGCGTCTGGCATTTGTGGAGAAATTTTAACAAGAGTTGGAAGGATTTACAACTAAGGGGGCTTTTGTGGGAATGTGCAAGGGCAACAACTCATCAAGAGTTCAGGGATGGAATGGACAAGATAAAAAGACTAAATGAAGATGCATGGGCATATTTTGTAATGCGGACCATAGCCAAGAACAAGGTGAAACTAAACAATCACACTGGAGTGCTCACACCGGTTATAAAGAGTCGACTGGAGAAAGTTAGAAAAGAATCTAAGAATTGGAAGCCTATTTGGACAGGGGACAACGGATATGAAAAGTTTGAGGTGCATGGACACCCAACTAATCACGTGGTGGACTTAGGAAAAAGACTATGCACTTGCCAATTTTGGATGCTTACAG GTATTCCTTGTGTGCATGCATGTGCTGCACTGTCTCGGGTTAACAAGCCACCAGAAGACTTTTGTCACCGCTTGCTAACAATGGAGTCATACAGGGAAACATATAATTATCATATTAATCCAATACCTGGACAACCATTATGGGAGCATGCAGAAGAATGTAACAGGCCACATGCACCAAAAATAAAGAGGAAACCTGGAAAACTACAGATGAAAAGACGGATGGATGCTGATGAGAAGGGTGGtggaggatctaaaaaatctaAAGCTGATCCCAAGCCTCAAAGTAACAATGGAGATAATGTTCATCTAAAGAGGCAGTTGGGCCCCTTTACTTGCAGTTTCTGTGGTGATAAAGGACATACAAAGAGAGGTTGTAAGAAGAAGAGAGCTTGTGATGCTGCTGCAGCTGCTGCagttgctgctgctgctgctgaggctaataagaagaagaaaaatgaaggaGGTGCCCCTACATCTGAGCAGCAACTTCAGCAGCCTCAAGATGATGGTAACCAACATGATGGAGAAGATAATCCTGTTGTGCAGTCTACTGAGATTGGCCAAGCCACTTCTGATGCACAACCTGTAGAAATAGATATATCTCAGCCAACTATTTCTGATGTAGAAGATTCTCAAAAG GATCATGGAATAAAAAGGCCTTCAAAATTATCACCAAGGAGAAGATCCTCTCCACTAGCAACTTCTGTCCCAGTGAATCCCATGCAGGGTGCTAGTTCAGGAACTGCAACAAGACTTGTCAATTACATGAAGTTCATCCCAACTCCAGGATTTAAGGCTCCAAGAAAGAAGAATTGA
- the LOC130963032 gene encoding uncharacterized protein LOC130963032 isoform X2 — MMGRGLISAVQEVMPNVHHRFCVWHLWRNFNKSWKDLQLRGLLWECARATTHQEFRDGMDKIKRLNEDAWAYFVMRTIAKNKVKLNNHTGVLTPVIKSRLEKVRKESKNWKPIWTGDNGYEKFEVHGHPTNHVVDLGKRLCTCQFWMLTGIPCVHACAALSRVNKPPEDFCHRLLTMESYRETYNYHINPIPGQPLWEHAEECNRPHAPKIKRKPGKLQMKRRMDADEKGGGGSKKSKADPKPQSNNGDNVHLKRQLGPFTCSFCGDKGHTKRGCKKKRACDAAAAAAVAAAAAEANKKKKNEGGAPTSEQQLQQPQDDGNQHDGEDNPVVQSTEIGQATSDAQPVEIDISQPTISDVEDSQKDHGIKRPSKLSPRRRSSPLATSVPVNPMQGASSGTATRLVNYMKFIPTPGFKAPRKKN; from the exons ATGATGGGGAGG GGACTAATATCAGCAGTGCAAGAAGTGATGCCCAATGTGCACCATCGTTTTTGCGTCTGGCATTTGTGGAGAAATTTTAACAAGAGTTGGAAGGATTTACAACTAAGGGGGCTTTTGTGGGAATGTGCAAGGGCAACAACTCATCAAGAGTTCAGGGATGGAATGGACAAGATAAAAAGACTAAATGAAGATGCATGGGCATATTTTGTAATGCGGACCATAGCCAAGAACAAGGTGAAACTAAACAATCACACTGGAGTGCTCACACCGGTTATAAAGAGTCGACTGGAGAAAGTTAGAAAAGAATCTAAGAATTGGAAGCCTATTTGGACAGGGGACAACGGATATGAAAAGTTTGAGGTGCATGGACACCCAACTAATCACGTGGTGGACTTAGGAAAAAGACTATGCACTTGCCAATTTTGGATGCTTACAG GTATTCCTTGTGTGCATGCATGTGCTGCACTGTCTCGGGTTAACAAGCCACCAGAAGACTTTTGTCACCGCTTGCTAACAATGGAGTCATACAGGGAAACATATAATTATCATATTAATCCAATACCTGGACAACCATTATGGGAGCATGCAGAAGAATGTAACAGGCCACATGCACCAAAAATAAAGAGGAAACCTGGAAAACTACAGATGAAAAGACGGATGGATGCTGATGAGAAGGGTGGtggaggatctaaaaaatctaAAGCTGATCCCAAGCCTCAAAGTAACAATGGAGATAATGTTCATCTAAAGAGGCAGTTGGGCCCCTTTACTTGCAGTTTCTGTGGTGATAAAGGACATACAAAGAGAGGTTGTAAGAAGAAGAGAGCTTGTGATGCTGCTGCAGCTGCTGCagttgctgctgctgctgctgaggctaataagaagaagaaaaatgaaggaGGTGCCCCTACATCTGAGCAGCAACTTCAGCAGCCTCAAGATGATGGTAACCAACATGATGGAGAAGATAATCCTGTTGTGCAGTCTACTGAGATTGGCCAAGCCACTTCTGATGCACAACCTGTAGAAATAGATATATCTCAGCCAACTATTTCTGATGTAGAAGATTCTCAAAAG GATCATGGAATAAAAAGGCCTTCAAAATTATCACCAAGGAGAAGATCCTCTCCACTAGCAACTTCTGTCCCAGTGAATCCCATGCAGGGTGCTAGTTCAGGAACTGCAACAAGACTTGTCAATTACATGAAGTTCATCCCAACTCCAGGATTTAAGGCTCCAAGAAAGAAGAATTGA